In Microcaecilia unicolor chromosome 1, aMicUni1.1, whole genome shotgun sequence, the following are encoded in one genomic region:
- the LOC115460605 gene encoding synaptotagmin-5-like, producing MKVSLSEEAAHLTPDHIESYINESVHLQVLLGTGLALLCFSLLLGCTLCWPRSKRHNLITNSDNGYKKQTPECRMVDISAPVPCKTIIPIKLQYEEIGGEVLEGASPSLNNLPGSFSSEKSISNSKVSLPRIILPPNVHLSSKPKRIIERRRTLSGSSVTYDEHCRLMSLTSLSLVRQSHTMAGDLSNIKSKRRPLLHFTLSYSQSKATLTVTVLGVSNLSKRFYNSCDSYVKVYLLPKFIEPQRTALRRRSLNPEFREQFHFSSYSLEELQGFTLRFAVYTREFQGLRDSFIGEVLFPCAQGKWNAEESSGYSRELSATKTKLKKCLSSLDITSSSLSEPKSLGQLFLLLQYQALANRIKVMVRKAENLSRLTRMPGAPDHYVVIHLYQDGRLKETKETKSVAGYNPVWNAPFLFDMPAGNIQEQQISIKFIVIQGRIYKRSCALGRVLIGPSAPGSGFVHWKEMCSRGHIESARWHSLQPNE from the exons TGCATTTACAGGTCCTCTTGGGAACAGGCCTGGCTCTCCTATgcttctctcttctcctgggATGTACTCTGTGCTGGCCTCGAAGCAAAAGGCATAACTTAATTACCAACAGTGACAATGGCTATAAAAAGCAAACCCCAGAGTGCAGGATGGTGGACATCTCAGCCCCTGTGCCATGCAAGACCATCATACCTATCAAATTGCAATATGAGGAAATAGGTGGAGAAGTTCTGGAAGGCGCATCACCTTCACTGAATAACTTGCCAGGTTCCTTCAGCTCAGAGAAAAGCATTTCTAACAGCAAGGTCTCATTACCCAGAATCATACTCCCCCCAAATGTCCATTTGTCCTCCAAACCCAAGCGGATCATAGAACGTCGCAGAACTTTATCTGGAAGCAGTGTGACTTATGACGAACACTGCAGACTGATGAGTCTAACATCACTATCACTGGTCCGCCAGTCCCACACCATGGCCGGTGACCTCTCAAACATAAAGAGCAAAAGGCGACCGCTGCTTCATTTCACCCTGTCTTATTCACAGTCCAAAGCAACTCTCACAGTCACAGTGCTTGGCGTATCCAACCTGTCCAAGAGGTTTTACAACAGCTGTGACTCATACGTTAAGGTGTACCTCCTTCCCAAATTCATTGAACCCCAACGGACAGCCCTGCGCAGGAGGAGCCTGAATCCTGAGTTCAGGGAGCAGTTCCACTTCAGTAGCTACAGCCTGGAGGAGCTGCAAGGATTTACGCTGCGATTTGCTGTGTACACGAGGGAGTTTCAAGGCTTGAGGGATTCTTTCATTGGAGAGGTGCTGTTCCCGTGCGCACAGGGCAAGTGGAACGCCGAGGAGTCCTCTGGCTATAGCAGAGAACTTTCTGCCACTAAAACCAAGCTCAAAAAG tgtCTCAGCTCCCTGGATATTACAAGTTCTTCATTGTCTGAGCCCAAGTCCTTGGGTCAACTCTTCCTTCTCCTACAATACCAAGCACTAGCCAATCGCATCAAAGTGATGGTTCGCAAAGCCGAAAATCTGAGCAGACTGACACGCATGCCAGGGGCACCAG ATCACTATGTTGTTATTCACCTCTACCAAGATGGAAGATTAAAGGAAACAAAAGAGACCAAGTCAGTGGCAGGTTACAACCCAGTGTGGAATGCCCCGTTTCTCTTCGATATGCCAGCTGGAAACATCCAGGAGCAGCAGATCTCCATCAAGTTCATAGTTATACAG GGTCGCATCTACAAACGTAGCTGTGCCTTGGGCCGTGTGTTGATTGGTCCCAGTGCTCCAGGGTCAGGGTTCGTACACTGGAAGGAGATGTGCAGCCGGGGTCACATAGAATCAGCCCGATGGCATTCTCTTCAACCAAATGAGTAA